A genome region from Magnolia sinica isolate HGM2019 chromosome 8, MsV1, whole genome shotgun sequence includes the following:
- the LOC131253889 gene encoding exocyst complex component EXO70H1-like: protein MPTKGTRNLFSHHHSKSPSSSIPSPSHTRSSPYHSHTRPSSPLHLSSESLLDGTIATAESIITKWDPDSSSYSKITSLFYENRREAREFLQSVRELQQSMHSYVNHNSSSQKLVHAQTLMQTAMKRLQKEFYQILATNRDQLDPESVSDCSSTGTRSTLSDYEDDVGSEDEIQIAGNSIQEVERGASMAVADLRAIADCMISSGYGKECAKIYKIMRKSIVDEGIYRLGFQQMSSKHIQKMDWEVLEHKIKNWVNVSKIAVKTLFYSERILCDYVFTTSNTIKESCFSDIAKDAATHLFAFPEAVAKCKKSPEKLFRFLDLYNTISDLWPYIEFIFSYESTSTIKTQAINSLIKLGDGIRTMLAEFESAMQKDSTRSPIPGGGLHPLTRYAMNYLCFLGDYKQVLEDIFADYPLKVQHPMPETMLQNSLTTENLLAAISTRLEWLISVLLCKLDGKSKLYKDVGLLYLFLANNLQHVVSKVRSCDLRHILGADWISKHESKVRQYVAYYERMAWIKVASTLPQNPTAEMAPKMVKEHFREFNSAFEATYRSQSSWVVLDGKLRDEIKVSVGKKIVPVYRAFYEKNRVLLRGDRRNFVRFAPEDLENYLSDLFHGNEISGSGSVSVSSSHLQGST, encoded by the coding sequence ATGCCGACTAAGGGAACGAGGAATCTCTTCTCCCACCACCACTCAAAATCTCCTTCCTCTTCCATCCCCTCTCCTTCCCATACTCGGTCCTCCCCTTATCACTCCCATACTCGTCCCTCCTCTCCTCTCCATCTCTCCTCCGAATCGTTGCTGGACGGAACCATTGCTACCGCCGAATCCATCATCACCAAGTGGGACCCAGACTCATCTTCCTACTCTAAGATCACATCTCTCTTCTACGAAAACCGCCGTGAAGCGAGAGAATTCCTACAATCAGTGAGAGAACTCCAGCAATCAATGCATTCCTACGTGAACCATAACTCCAGCTCTCAGAAGCTCGTCCACGCTCAAACTCTCATGCAGACCGCAATGAAACGGCTCCAGAAGGAATTCTATCAGATCCTAGCCACTAATCGAGATCAACTGGACCCAGAGTCTGTATCTGACTGCAGCTCGACTGGGACGAGATCAACCCTGTCAGATTATGAAGATGATGTGGGGTCCGAGGATGAGATCCAAATTGCCGGGAACTCAATACAGGAGGTTGAACGGGGGGCATCAATGGCCGTGGCAGATCTCCGGGCCATTGCTGACTGCATGATCTCATCTGGGTATGGCAAGGAATGCGCAAAGATATACAAAATCATGAGAAAATCGATCGTGGATGAAGGAATCTATCGGCTTGGCTTCCAACAGATGAGTTCCAAACATATACAGAAGATGGACTGGGAGGTCTTGGAGCACAAGATCAAGAACTGGGTGAACGTGTCGAAGATTGCTGTTAAAACACTCTTCTACAGCGAACGGATCCTATGTGATTACGTCTTCACAACCTCAAACACGATCAAAGAATCCTGCTTCTCTGACATCGCCAAGGATGCTGCGACCCACCTCTTTGCATTCCCAGAAGCTGTCGCAAAATGCAAGAAATCACCTGAGAAGTTGTTCCGATTCTTGGACCTCTACAACACAATCTCCGACCTCTGGCCCTATATAGAGTTCATCTTCTCCTATGAGTCGACATCCACCATCAAAACACAGGCCATCAACTCTCTCATCAAACTCGGCGATGGAATCCGAACCATGCTAGCTGAATTCGAATCAGCAATGCAGAAGGATTCAACACGATCACCCATTCCAGGCGGTGGGCTCCACCCACTGACCCGTTATGCAATGAACTATTTATGTTTCCTCGGCGACTATAAACAAGTACTTGAAGATATCTTTGCTGACTATCCATTAAAAGTGCAGCATCCAATGCCGGAGACAATGCTCCAAAATTCACTCACAACAGAGAATCTGCTGGCAGCAATTTCGACCAGACTCGAATGGTTGATCTCGGTCCTTCTTTGCAAGCTGGACGGAAAATCCAAGCTCTACAAAGATGTTGGATTGTTGTATCTCTTCCTCGCTAACAATCTACAACACGTTGTATCAAAAGTACGCAGCTGTGATCTACGGCACATACTCGGTGCTGACTGGATTTCGAAGCATGAGTCGAAAGTCCGGCAGTATGTGGCGTATTACGAGCGGATGGCATGGATCAAGGTGGCTTCCACATTGCCACAGAATCCAACCGCCGAGATGGCACCCAAAATGGTAAAAGAGCATTTTCGGGAGTTCAATTCAGCCTTCGAAGCCACATATCGTAGCCAATCTAGTTGGGTTGTGCTGGATGGAAAATTAAGGGACGAGATTAAAGTTTCGGTGGGCAAGAAGATCGTGCCAGTGTATCGGGCATTTTATGAAAAGAATCGGGTTCTGTTGAGAGGTGACAGACGCAATTTTGTGAGATTTGCTCCAGAAGATTTGGAGAATTATTTATCGGATTTGTTTCATGGGAACGAAATTTCGGGTTCCGGGTCCGTATCTGTTTCATCTTCACACTTGCAGGGGTCGACGTGA